One Nocardioides luti DNA window includes the following coding sequences:
- a CDS encoding 2-C-methyl-D-erythritol 4-phosphate cytidylyltransferase: MPAAVVILAAGAGTRVGAGVNKVLLPLGDAPVLVWSLRDALAQPDVHRLVLVVRPDERDDVADAVTPWLGNREVLVVDGGETRHRSEWNALRALTPDIESGAVDVVVIHDGARPLAGEALWAATIAAAREHGGAIPVAPLDHLLVVAPDAPPTAAGAGLAGVQTPQAFRAGDLLTAYRLAEHDGFDATDTAGCLERYTDVRIAAVPSTSLNLKITFPEDVALATRLAPGRPAAG, translated from the coding sequence GTGCCCGCCGCCGTCGTCATCCTCGCCGCCGGCGCCGGGACCCGCGTGGGGGCCGGCGTCAACAAGGTCCTGCTGCCGCTGGGCGACGCCCCGGTGCTGGTGTGGTCGCTGCGCGACGCGCTCGCGCAGCCGGACGTGCACCGGCTGGTGCTGGTGGTCCGGCCCGACGAGCGCGACGACGTCGCCGACGCGGTCACGCCGTGGCTCGGCAACCGGGAGGTGCTGGTCGTCGACGGCGGCGAGACACGGCACCGCTCGGAGTGGAACGCGCTGCGCGCCCTCACCCCCGACATCGAGTCCGGCGCCGTCGACGTGGTCGTGATCCACGACGGCGCGCGGCCGCTGGCCGGGGAGGCGCTCTGGGCCGCCACGATCGCCGCCGCCCGCGAGCACGGCGGGGCGATCCCGGTGGCACCGCTCGACCACCTGCTCGTCGTCGCCCCCGACGCTCCTCCGACCGCCGCCGGCGCCGGCCTCGCGGGGGTCCAGACGCCGCAGGCCTTCCGCGCGGGCGACCTGCTGACGGCGTACCGCCTCGCCGAGCACGACGGCTTCGACGCCACCGACACCGCGGGCTGCCTGGAGCGCTACACCGACGTCCGCATCGCGGCCGTGCCGAGCACCTCGCTCAACCTGAAGATCACCTTCCCCGAGGACGTCGCCCTCGCGACCCGTCTCGCCCCGGGGCGGCCCGCGGCGGGATAG
- a CDS encoding SigE family RNA polymerase sigma factor, which translates to MSSDRRAEFTDYAQARRPQLRRMAYALCGDWHTADDIVQNALAKLYVAWPRVRRAAAEDAYVRQTILRSTIDEHRRPWRRERAGLEGYDHPTAPGVDPGDRHDLVLALLQLPEMQRKTVVLRHWMGMSVTETARDLRISEGTVKSHTSRALERLHQLMSDTTEGSRR; encoded by the coding sequence AGCAGCGACCGGAGGGCGGAGTTCACCGACTACGCCCAGGCGAGACGACCGCAGCTGCGGCGGATGGCCTACGCCCTGTGCGGCGACTGGCACACCGCCGACGACATCGTGCAGAACGCGCTGGCCAAGCTGTACGTCGCGTGGCCGCGGGTGCGCCGGGCGGCCGCGGAGGACGCCTACGTGCGCCAGACGATCCTGCGCAGCACGATCGACGAGCACCGCCGGCCGTGGAGGCGCGAGCGCGCCGGGCTGGAGGGCTACGACCACCCGACCGCACCCGGGGTCGACCCGGGCGACCGGCACGACCTGGTGCTGGCCCTGCTGCAGCTGCCGGAGATGCAGCGCAAGACCGTCGTGCTGCGGCACTGGATGGGGATGTCCGTCACCGAGACGGCGCGTGACCTGCGGATCTCCGAGGGCACCGTCAAGAGCCACACCTCACGAGCCCTCGAGCGGCTCCACCAGCTGATGTCCGACACCACGGAGGGATCCCGACGATGA